In a single window of the Arthrobacter sp. StoSoilA2 genome:
- a CDS encoding helix-turn-helix transcriptional regulator, translated as MKDERRKELGLFLRTRRNQALRSDYGLPPVGRSRERGLRREEIAFLSGVSVTWYTWLEQGRDISPSRQVLEAVARTLHLSDTGLSYVLSLGGYSSAMPKGPVAADAPPHVQRLLDALDPNPAYALSPDWGVAGWNKAYEALYPNIGTFDASDRNLLWLVFTDPYVRDLLPDWDVTSKRFLAEFRAETGQRLGDPDVEFQVERLKQASPEFQESWDRYDILGFESRERLFHHPAVGVLQLEHHQVSPSDRPDLHIVVYTPAPGSDAGEQMQRLMGNGN; from the coding sequence GTGAAAGATGAGAGGCGCAAGGAGCTGGGACTTTTCCTCAGGACGCGCCGGAACCAAGCCCTGCGTTCAGACTATGGTCTTCCTCCAGTGGGGCGGAGCCGGGAGCGCGGCCTCCGCCGGGAAGAGATCGCATTTTTGTCCGGCGTCAGCGTCACCTGGTACACCTGGCTTGAGCAAGGCCGGGATATCAGCCCTTCCCGGCAGGTGCTCGAGGCCGTAGCCCGCACGCTGCATCTATCCGACACAGGCCTCAGCTACGTTCTGTCCTTAGGCGGCTATTCGTCCGCCATGCCAAAGGGGCCCGTTGCGGCTGATGCTCCCCCGCACGTGCAACGGCTACTGGACGCCCTGGATCCCAACCCGGCCTATGCACTTTCGCCGGACTGGGGCGTTGCCGGCTGGAACAAGGCCTACGAGGCCCTGTACCCGAACATTGGAACCTTCGACGCCTCCGATAGGAACCTGTTGTGGCTCGTGTTCACGGATCCGTACGTCCGTGACCTTCTCCCCGATTGGGACGTGACCAGCAAGCGGTTCCTTGCCGAGTTCCGCGCCGAGACCGGTCAGCGACTTGGCGATCCCGATGTTGAGTTTCAAGTTGAACGGCTTAAGCAAGCCAGCCCGGAGTTCCAGGAGAGCTGGGACCGCTACGACATCCTGGGCTTCGAGTCCCGGGAACGGCTTTTCCATCACCCGGCGGTGGGCGTACTGCAGCTGGAGCACCACCAGGTCTCTCCGTCTGACAGGCCGGATCTCCACATCGTTGTCTACACACCGGCGCCCGGCAGCGATGCAGGTGAGCAGATGCAGCGGCTGATGGGGAACGGCAACTAG